A single region of the Drosophila miranda strain MSH22 chromosome 2, D.miranda_PacBio2.1, whole genome shotgun sequence genome encodes:
- the LOC117187278 gene encoding uncharacterized protein LOC117187278, whose protein sequence is MVKTLLLPPVITSFIKISMRTRALVFSTFFGSCLAIGLLLVSMTTNHWVRANPRRHTSSEAKGDVNFGLFYGNQHLDLGFGVRTYPVDVYTFIRTENGDTSFWLWLLTTLGTGFGLLACAVAAIAAVLKSASAAKRGGTMVLLLTANISAAGAQVVAFVAWLVQFYHYLIHNVLLTEYQQQHWYSTGLASLGYSFYLVVISTIVVLLNITILLYARRRESRDRRLRLEPESKDKHQAAIMLY, encoded by the coding sequence ATGGTGAAAACCTTGCTCTTGCCCCCGGTAATCACAAGTTTTATCAAGATCAGCATGCGCACACGTGCGTTAGTCTTTTCTACATTTTTTGGTAGTTGCCTGGCCATTGGCCTGCTACTTGTTAGCATGACCACAAACCACTGGGTACGAGCCAACCCGCGAAGACACACTTCATCAGAAGCTAAGGGCGATGTCAATTTTGGCCTTTTCTATGGAAACCAGCACCTAGACCTCGGATTTGGAGTACGGACCTATCCAGTTGATGTTTACACCTTTATTCGAACTGAGAACGGCGACACAAgcttttggctttggcttctTACGACTTTGGGCACTGGATTTGGCCTCTTAGCGTGTGCCGTGGCTGCCATTGCTGCCGTCCTAAAGTCTGCCTCGGCAGCCAAAAGAGGCGGCACCATGGTTCTGCTTTTAACTGCCAATATATCAGCCGCAGGAGCGCAGGTTGTGGCCTTTGTTGCATGGCTAGTGCAGTTCTACCACTATCTCATACACAACGTGCTTCTCACCGAGTACCAGCAGCAACACTGGTATAGCACTGGGCTGGCTTCTCTGGGCTATAGCTTCTACTTGGTCGTGATTTCCACCATTGTGGTGCTGCTCAACATAACGATTCTCCTTTATGCCAGACGTCGGGAGAGCCGCGATCGCCGTCTTCGCTTAGAGCCGGAAAGCAAGGACAAGCATCAGGCCGCCATAATGCTGTACTAG